One region of Synechococcus elongatus PCC 11801 genomic DNA includes:
- a CDS encoding lipid-A-disaccharide synthase-related protein, whose product MRDLLFLSNGHGEDLNASLIVKALQAANPQLAIAAQPIVGAGNAYRRLGISIIGPTDQMPSGGLLYMNPWVLVRDLSKGLVLLSLRQIAAIWRQRRQFKLVVAVGDIVPIALAGLTGRPFVAFLVSTSSYYEGRLRLPWLTQLLLRSRRCQQIFCRDAFTATDLQSRGFSKAIFCGYPIMDTLQPCGVDLKLPTDRPLIALLAGSRLPEAIANLKLQLQLCQRLARLGNFTFAAAIVPAMAATQLQAIATDLGWQFDGRDRLSLSVGDHGVEVLCRSDAFAEILQASQLVVGMAGTAVEQAVGLGKPVVQIIGEGPQFTYRFAEAQMRLLGTESVQTVGTTTAQPADLEQAAQVIVQTLQDPTHRDRCQRNGQERVGSAGGSAAIAHQILSVLQQE is encoded by the coding sequence ATGCGTGATCTGCTGTTTCTCAGTAATGGTCATGGCGAAGACCTCAATGCCAGCTTGATCGTCAAGGCACTGCAGGCAGCCAATCCTCAGTTGGCGATCGCGGCGCAACCGATCGTGGGCGCAGGCAACGCCTATCGCAGGCTCGGGATTTCGATCATTGGCCCTACAGATCAGATGCCTTCGGGCGGCCTGCTCTACATGAATCCGTGGGTATTGGTGCGCGATCTGTCTAAAGGACTCGTGCTGCTGAGTTTGCGGCAGATTGCAGCCATTTGGCGACAGCGGCGGCAGTTCAAGCTCGTAGTTGCCGTTGGCGATATTGTCCCGATCGCCCTCGCAGGACTGACCGGACGGCCCTTTGTTGCTTTTCTGGTTTCGACATCAAGCTACTACGAAGGCCGACTTCGGTTGCCGTGGCTGACCCAGCTACTCTTGCGATCGCGCCGCTGTCAGCAAATTTTCTGTCGTGATGCCTTTACGGCAACCGATCTCCAGAGCCGAGGCTTTTCCAAGGCCATTTTCTGCGGCTACCCGATCATGGATACGCTGCAGCCCTGTGGTGTTGACCTTAAACTCCCGACTGACCGTCCTCTGATTGCATTACTGGCTGGCAGCCGTTTACCGGAAGCGATCGCCAATCTCAAGCTGCAACTCCAGCTCTGTCAGCGACTGGCACGGCTGGGCAACTTTACTTTTGCGGCAGCGATCGTGCCTGCGATGGCTGCAACCCAACTGCAGGCGATCGCCACAGATTTAGGTTGGCAATTTGATGGCCGCGATCGCCTCTCACTCTCAGTAGGCGATCACGGCGTCGAAGTCCTCTGCCGCAGCGATGCCTTTGCCGAAATTTTGCAGGCGAGTCAGCTCGTTGTCGGGATGGCTGGCACAGCGGTCGAGCAAGCAGTTGGCTTGGGGAAACCGGTCGTCCAAATCATTGGTGAGGGGCCACAGTTCACCTACCGCTTTGCTGAGGCGCAAATGCGGCTACTCGGCACCGAGTCGGTGCAAACAGTAGGCACCACAACCGCTCAACCTGCTGATCTGGAGCAAGCAGCTCAGGTCATTGTGCAGACGCTGCAAGATCCAACCCATCGCGATCGCTGTCAACGCAACGGCCAAGAGCGTGTGGGGTCGGCAGGTGGCTCAGCCGCGATCGCTCATCAAATTCTCAGCGTGCTTCAGCAGGAATAA
- a CDS encoding PadR family transcriptional regulator, with the protein MNFEDIYRFFQDPPPHYLSKELAVCYVLAVLRHEDSYGTELIQHLETQWPNYRLSDTVLYTALKFLEDEQIISGYWQKVEGRGRPRRMYQLAQVGDDRPRELAQLWERYLTSAAANDRRLIPAEAR; encoded by the coding sequence ATGAACTTCGAAGATATCTATCGCTTCTTCCAAGATCCGCCGCCGCACTATCTCAGCAAAGAACTGGCGGTTTGTTATGTCTTGGCGGTGCTACGGCACGAAGATTCCTACGGGACGGAGCTGATTCAGCATCTCGAAACTCAGTGGCCCAACTATCGGCTGTCCGATACCGTGCTGTACACCGCTCTCAAATTTCTCGAAGATGAGCAGATCATTTCGGGCTACTGGCAGAAAGTAGAGGGACGCGGACGACCCCGCCGTATGTATCAACTGGCCCAGGTTGGTGACGATCGCCCCCGAGAACTCGCGCAGCTTTGGGAGAGGTATCTCACTTCCGCAGCAGCCAACGATCGCCGCCTTATTCCTGCTGAAGCACGCTGA
- a CDS encoding ribonuclease D, with protein sequence MSSPSQDFYLCEEDLTDELLAQYRQSSAIAIDTEAMGLNFHRDRLCLVQLCDATGITACVRIAQGQTAAPNLKALCEESQITKVFHFARFDITALKHGLGIAVQPIFCTKIASKLARTYSSQHGLKSLLQELLGVELDKTAQSSDWGNAAALSAEQLRYACNDVRYLLAAQKILTTMLQREGRWQLAQDCFACLPTFAALDLAQFGSVFEH encoded by the coding sequence ATGTCTAGTCCTTCTCAAGACTTCTACCTTTGTGAAGAAGACTTAACAGATGAGTTGTTGGCGCAATATCGGCAGTCCAGTGCGATTGCCATTGATACCGAGGCAATGGGGCTAAATTTCCACCGCGATCGCCTCTGCCTTGTCCAACTCTGTGATGCTACTGGAATTACTGCCTGTGTTCGCATCGCCCAAGGGCAGACTGCAGCCCCGAACCTGAAAGCTCTCTGTGAAGAGTCGCAGATCACTAAGGTCTTCCACTTTGCCCGTTTTGATATCACTGCGCTCAAACACGGCCTCGGGATTGCGGTGCAACCAATCTTTTGCACCAAGATCGCCAGCAAACTGGCGCGGACGTACAGTTCGCAGCATGGACTGAAGAGCTTGCTGCAGGAGCTGCTTGGGGTTGAACTGGATAAAACAGCGCAGAGCTCTGATTGGGGCAATGCCGCAGCGCTCTCTGCTGAGCAACTCCGCTATGCCTGCAATGACGTGCGCTATCTCTTAGCAGCTCAGAAGATTCTGACGACGATGCTGCAGCGTGAGGGCCGCTGGCAGTTAGCCCAAGATTGCTTTGCCTGTCTTCCCACCTTTGCAGCCTTAGATCTGGCTCAGTTTGGCAGCGTGTTTGAGCACTAG
- a CDS encoding RNA recognition motif domain-containing protein, whose translation MSIYVGNLSYEVTEADLTAVFTEYGSVKRVQLPIDRETGRMRGFGFVEMSADAEEDAAIEALDGAEWMGRGLRVNKAKPREERSGGGSFGGGGGRRGGGGGYRSY comes from the coding sequence ATGTCTATTTACGTTGGTAACCTTTCCTATGAGGTTACGGAAGCTGATCTGACAGCTGTGTTTACAGAGTACGGATCAGTGAAACGGGTTCAACTGCCCATCGATCGTGAAACCGGCCGCATGCGTGGTTTCGGCTTTGTCGAAATGAGCGCTGATGCAGAAGAAGATGCTGCAATCGAAGCACTTGATGGTGCTGAGTGGATGGGCCGTGGCCTCCGCGTTAACAAAGCGAAGCCCCGTGAAGAGCGCAGTGGTGGCGGCTCCTTTGGCGGCGGTGGTGGTCGTCGGGGTGGCGGCGGTGGCTACCGTAGCTACTAA
- a CDS encoding sterol desaturase family protein codes for MDLLHHSFIATGLTLFGIILSRYFLVAGGLYWLFYHRLAKQLTRLRIQRWPSWQQSIQSDIQLSMLSAFIFAIVATLMVASPVFEWTLLYSDVSQYGIPYLIFSFFLMLILQDTGFYFCHRLFHHPRFFRRFHQGHHRSQSPTPWTSFAFDLPEAIVQALLIVAILLILPVHVGTLLAVLVTMTIWSVFNHLGFALFPDSKVCRWLGQWLIGPQHHVVHHQRYRLHYGLYFTLWDRLLGTQEKLNFSSNHQIVQDSVSDALELSKEPIQEVLSVH; via the coding sequence GTGGATCTGCTGCATCACTCTTTCATTGCTACTGGCCTCACGCTCTTTGGCATTATTTTAAGTCGCTACTTCCTGGTGGCAGGGGGGCTTTATTGGCTTTTCTATCACCGCTTAGCTAAGCAGTTGACACGGTTGCGCATCCAGCGATGGCCAAGTTGGCAGCAGTCAATTCAATCAGATATTCAATTATCAATGTTGTCTGCTTTCATCTTTGCAATCGTGGCCACCTTGATGGTGGCTTCACCAGTCTTTGAATGGACCCTCCTCTATAGCGATGTGAGCCAGTATGGAATTCCTTATCTCATCTTCAGCTTTTTCCTGATGCTGATTTTGCAAGATACGGGCTTTTATTTCTGTCATCGACTTTTTCATCACCCTCGATTCTTTCGCAGATTCCATCAAGGTCATCATCGCTCTCAAAGCCCAACACCTTGGACGTCTTTTGCATTTGATCTCCCAGAGGCGATCGTACAAGCGTTGCTCATTGTGGCAATTCTATTGATTCTGCCTGTGCATGTTGGTACGTTGTTGGCGGTACTCGTGACGATGACGATTTGGTCAGTTTTTAATCACTTAGGGTTTGCACTCTTTCCGGATTCCAAAGTTTGTCGCTGGCTAGGTCAGTGGCTGATTGGGCCGCAGCATCATGTCGTGCATCATCAGCGCTATCGTCTGCACTATGGTCTGTACTTTACGCTTTGGGATCGGCTACTAGGGACGCAAGAAAAACTGAATTTTTCCAGTAATCATCAAATCGTTCAAGACTCTGTATCTGATGCTTTAGAACTGTCTAAAGAGCCTATACAAGAAGTTCTTTCTGTTCACTAA
- the ispD gene encoding 2-C-methyl-D-erythritol 4-phosphate cytidylyltransferase, which yields MHLLIPAAGSGRRFGADRNKLLLPLLGQPVLAWTLQAADRAQSIAWIGLIGQPRDREDIEALVNDLHLSTPVVWIEGGRERQESVFNGLQALPTDAKQVLIHDGARCLATPDLFDRCSTALQTCDAFVAAVPVKDTIKQVAADGTIAATPDRSTLWAAQTPQGFAVEPLVRCHRQGLEQQITVTDDAALFEAFGLPVHIVEGEEINLKVTTPADLAIAELILKQRQLTTEIA from the coding sequence TTGCATCTGCTGATTCCTGCCGCTGGTTCGGGTCGTCGCTTTGGCGCCGATCGCAATAAATTACTCCTGCCGCTACTAGGGCAGCCAGTTTTGGCTTGGACGCTGCAGGCTGCCGATCGCGCTCAGTCAATCGCTTGGATTGGTCTGATTGGCCAGCCCCGCGATCGCGAAGACATTGAAGCCTTGGTGAATGATCTGCACCTTTCAACACCAGTTGTTTGGATTGAAGGCGGTCGCGAACGACAAGAATCAGTCTTCAATGGCCTGCAGGCTTTACCAACCGACGCTAAGCAAGTCCTGATCCACGACGGTGCCCGTTGTTTGGCAACGCCTGATCTCTTCGATCGCTGCAGCACTGCATTGCAGACTTGTGATGCGTTTGTCGCCGCTGTCCCCGTCAAAGACACGATCAAACAGGTCGCTGCTGATGGCACGATCGCCGCAACTCCCGATCGCTCGACGTTGTGGGCAGCTCAAACACCCCAAGGCTTTGCTGTCGAGCCTTTAGTACGTTGCCATCGACAAGGGTTAGAGCAACAGATCACGGTGACTGATGATGCGGCTCTGTTCGAAGCTTTTGGCCTGCCCGTTCACATTGTTGAAGGCGAAGAAATCAATCTCAAAGTCACCACACCAGCGGATCTTGCGATCGCAGAATTGATCCTGAAACAACGACAGTTAACCACTGAGATCGCTTAA
- a CDS encoding glycosyltransferase family 9 protein, with amino-acid sequence MRILALVPGGIGDQILFFPTVADLKKYYPQAQIDVVVEPRAVGAYRVCAEVDQVFPFDFKDRNSLADWGNLLGSIREREYEAVLSLGQRSLVGLFLWLTGIPKRVGYAGGGKIFLTDAIPLNANQYAGALYHDLLKGFGINTPCPNPKLTLARQDLDWAIAEQQRLGLAGQGYLVLHGGSSTLAKLKGLQKVYPVEKWAIVLRAIREQRPNLPFVVVQGPDDAEFVAELSKSNLDFLVVQPPDIGKLAAIIAGADLMLCTDSAPMHLAVASGTRTIALFGPFEPAKLLPADNRFIGIKAQGADVATIPPQEIIDRLFGR; translated from the coding sequence ATGCGCATTTTGGCCCTGGTTCCGGGCGGTATCGGTGACCAGATTCTCTTTTTCCCGACGGTCGCCGATCTTAAAAAGTACTATCCGCAGGCTCAGATCGATGTTGTTGTTGAGCCTCGCGCCGTGGGTGCTTATCGGGTCTGCGCCGAGGTAGACCAGGTCTTTCCATTTGATTTCAAAGACCGTAACAGCTTGGCCGACTGGGGCAACTTGCTCGGCTCGATTCGTGAGCGGGAGTATGAGGCAGTGCTCTCACTGGGACAGCGATCGCTGGTGGGCCTGTTCCTCTGGCTGACCGGCATCCCCAAACGGGTCGGTTACGCTGGCGGTGGCAAAATTTTCCTGACTGATGCGATTCCGCTCAACGCCAATCAGTACGCAGGGGCGCTTTACCACGATCTTCTGAAAGGTTTTGGCATCAACACCCCCTGCCCGAATCCCAAGCTGACGCTGGCGCGGCAGGATCTGGACTGGGCGATCGCAGAACAGCAACGGCTGGGTCTAGCGGGTCAAGGCTATCTCGTCCTGCACGGTGGCTCGAGCACGCTGGCCAAGCTCAAGGGCTTACAGAAGGTCTATCCCGTTGAAAAGTGGGCGATCGTGTTGCGGGCGATTCGCGAGCAGCGGCCGAATCTCCCGTTTGTGGTGGTGCAAGGGCCTGATGATGCAGAGTTTGTGGCGGAGCTGAGCAAATCCAACCTCGACTTCCTAGTGGTTCAGCCGCCAGATATCGGTAAGCTCGCCGCGATCATTGCAGGGGCTGATCTGATGCTCTGTACGGACAGCGCTCCCATGCACTTGGCCGTGGCCAGTGGGACACGGACGATCGCGCTCTTTGGCCCGTTTGAACCGGCGAAGCTGCTACCAGCGGACAATCGGTTCATCGGTATCAAGGCACAGGGTGCTGACGTGGCGACGATTCCACCTCAGGAAATTATCGATCGCCTCTTTGGTCGCTAG